In the genome of bacterium, the window AAAAGCACCCTGCTGCGCCTCCTGGGCCTCGTCGATCCGGATTTCGAAGGGTCTCTGGAGGTCTGCGGCACCCGGGTCACCGGCAACGGGCAAGCGCTGTCGGCGGCGGAAACGGAGGACCTGCGATCCCGCCACATCGGATTCGTCTTTCAGGACGATCTCCTCCTACCGCTACTCAACCTTCAGGAAAACAGCGAGCTGCCAGCCCGCATCCATCGCTTGCCGAAGCCGAGGATCAGCGAGCGCCTCGGCCGGCTACAAGAGCTCATGTTCCGCCCGGAGGAGATCGCCGAGGGCGTCATGCGGCGGCGCAGAACCAACGTCAGCGGCGGGCAACGCCAACGCGCCGCCATCCTGCGCGCCCTCTCCCACGGCCCGGACCTGATCCTGGCCGACGAGCCGACGGCGAGCCTGGATCCTCAAAGAAAGTCCAAAGTCATCGACCTGTTCAAGCAGCTCTGCCGAGCCGGCGCCACGATCCTGGTCGCCTCACACGATTCGATCTTTCGCGACGTGGGCGAGACCTACGAGCTGGCCGAGGGCAAACTGACGCGGGTCCACGCCGAGACTGAACGATCCGAGGAGACGCCCGATGACGGGGCGCGGCCGGAAAGCTTCTGCGCGCCGGAGGAAAACGGCCATCGAGCACGCCGACTCCGAGGTTGTCCGCCGGGGCTGCAGGTCAAGATCGCTTTCCGCGAAGCCCTCGGCAACCTGCTGTTCGCCTTCATGATCGTCGCCGCGATGGCCGCCGGCCTTTTCCAATTGACCCTGCTCTGGTCGGTTCAGGCGGGTACCCAATTGGTCTTGGACGACGTCATCAACAAGGGCTCGAGGCTTGACCGCGTCGAGGTCGCGGCCAAGGCGCAACCGGACGAAACGACCAACGGCGGCCTGCCCTCGGTCGAGGTCCTCGCCGAGCTCGCCAAC includes:
- a CDS encoding ATP-binding cassette domain-containing protein → MTERDVLLRAHGITKAFEEERGAAKTVLDGLDLEIHRRSLVVIRGESGCGKSTLLRLLGLVDPDFEGSLEVCGTRVTGNGQALSAAETEDLRSRHIGFVFQDDLLLPLLNLQENSELPARIHRLPKPRISERLGRLQELMFRPEEIAEGVMRRRRTNVSGGQRQRAAILRALSHGPDLILADEPTASLDPQRKSKVIDLFKQLCRAGATILVASHDSIFRDVGETYELAEGKLTRVHAETERSEETPDDGARPESFCAPEENGHRARRLRGCPPGLQVKIAFREALGNLLFAFMIVAAMAAGLFQLTLLWSVQAGTQLVLDDVINKGSRLDRVEVAAKAQPDETTNGGLPSVEVLAELAN